One stretch of Eupeodes corollae chromosome 2, idEupCoro1.1, whole genome shotgun sequence DNA includes these proteins:
- the LOC129947282 gene encoding uncharacterized protein LOC129947282: protein MLKAVEILNETSEMSEELDLGVEEIVDSITLPNIQSIRCAAHTLQLCVNDINKDINICQKIETARKLCKTLRIPKNRRILLQSDNCIPPLDVSTRWNSTYRMLQKLLEIKSFLMEQQIFEDTVDWQWIEEYVETLKPIWIATLKMQEEQLVLGDFFKIWMELKLHYENASSDLKIKLKTALNEREGLLLESVPMLSAIYFDPRISLVLTNNQKALAKAHLKKIAKNILNMKQVQIKK, encoded by the exons ATGCTGAAAGCGGTGGAAATTCTTAATGAAACTTCCGAGATGAGTGAAGAGTTAGATCTAGGGGTAGAGGAAATTGTAGATTCCATTACACTTCCGAATATTCAATCTATACGTTGTGCGGCTCATACACTCCAGCTATGCGTTAATGACATAAATAAAGATATCAATATTTGTCAGAAAATTGAAACTGCGAGGAAGTTatgtaaaactttaagaattccaaaaaatag ACGCATATTATTGCAATCGGATAATTGCATACCTCCACTTGACGTTTCCACCAGGTGGAATTCAACATATCGTATGTTACAAAagttattagaaataaaatcattcctTATGGAACAACAGATTTTTGAAGATACGGTAGATTGGCAATGGATTGAAGAGTACGTCGAAACTTTAAAGCCTATTTGGATTGCCACACTTAAAATGCAAGAAGAACAACTTGTATTAGGTgacttcttcaaaatttggATGGAGCTTAAACTGCATTACGAAAATGCTTCCAGTGATctgaaaattaaactaaaaacagCATTAAATGAAAGAGAAGGTTTGCTTTTAGAAAGTGTACCAATGTTgagtgcaatttattttgatcctCGAATCAGTTTGGTATTGACTAACAACCAAAAAGCATTGGCCAAAgctcatttgaaaaaaattgcaaaaaatattttgaatatgaaacaggtacaaattaaaaaatag
- the LOC129946250 gene encoding MIT domain-containing protein 1, with amino-acid sequence MSLKEILIEACECDRAGRILQAQHLYQDGILVLLATAEAEKLPEKRKYYIGKIDEYKTRLDVIRKKIDAHTTKGDVVDNIPIMEGSTGHSYRQLFGKYLDNEVKEVELDEAYLMENHQMQNLVMFLELVVKSCHSLRYIRIVTKKDERTGSIQKESFDSIKTDLARRNIQLAVEYQSNLHDRKIVLSNGYIIKIGRGLDIYKPKTSRFCLGMTDYDFRECRKTEVDIWKCKKYD; translated from the exons ATGAGTCTAAAAGAGATATTAATCGAGGCATGTGAATGCGATAGAGCTGGACGTATATTGCAAGCTCAGCATCTCTACCAAGATGGAATTCTCGTGCTCCTCGCCACAGCTGAAG ctgaaaaacTGCCAGAAAAACGAAAGTATTACATTGGAAAAATTGATGAATACAAAACGCGCCTTGATGTGATTCGCAAAAAAATTGATGCACACACGACGAAAGGTGATGTCGTCGACAACATTCCCATTATGGAAGGTTCAACTGGGCACAGCTATCGTCAACTATTTGGAAAGTACTTAGACAATGAAGTGAAAGAGGTAGAATTAGACGAAGCGTACTTAATGGAAAATCATCAG ATGCAAAACCTAGTTATGTTCCTTGAATTAGTTGTAAAGAGCTGCCACAGTCTGAGATACATACGAATTGTCACCAAAAAAGACGAAAGAACGGGTAGCATTCAAAAAGAATCATTTGACAGCATCAAAACTGATCTTGCGCGTAGAAACATTCAACTGGCTGTCGAGTATCAAAGTAATTTGCATGACAGGAAAATAGT ATTAAGCAATGGATATATCATAAAAATTGGTAGAGGATTGGACATTTACAAGCCAAAAACTAGCCGGTTCTGCCTTGGAATGACAGACTACGATTTCCGAGAGTGTCGCAAAACAGAAGTGGATATTTGGAAGTGCAAAAAATATGAttga